From the genome of Glycine max cultivar Williams 82 chromosome 2, Glycine_max_v4.0, whole genome shotgun sequence, one region includes:
- the LOC100789991 gene encoding probable acyl-activating enzyme 6: MDDLTPNPANSPPLTPLTFLERAAIVYGDSHSILYNRTSFTWSQTHRRCLQLASSLTSLGLGRGHVISVLSPNTPSMYELHFAVPMCGAILNNLNLRLNPHILSVLLRHSESKLVFVHSHSLPLILRALSNFPKTTPRPSLVLITDDADAVTVSLAHVIDTYEGLIKKGNPNFHWARPNSEWDPITLNYTSGTTSSPKGVVHSHRATFIMALDSLIDWCVPKQPVYLWTLPMFHSNGWTFPWGIAAAGGTNVCPRKIDAPMIYHLIQSHNVTHMCAAPVVLNLLLTRTEPVKNPVHVLTGGSPPPAAILTRAEKLGFRVRHGYGMTETLGVVVSCAWKKEWDKFPATERARFKARQGVRTVAMTEVDVVDPATGVSVKRDGVTSGEIVFRGACVMLGYLKDSDGTKRCIRNNWLYTGDVGVMHGDGYLEIKDRSKDVIISGGENLSSVEVEAVLYDHPAVNEVAVVARPDEFWGETPCAFVMLKEGLVAPPSEKEVVEFCRERLPHFMVPKTVVFKEALPKTSTGKIQKHVLRMDAQAMGSLAAPQPTIPSRM; this comes from the coding sequence ATGGATGACCTAACCCCAAACCCCGCAAACTCACCACCCCTCACTCCACTCACCTTCTTGGAAAGAGCAGCAATCGTCTACGGCGATTCCCACTCCATCCTCTACAACCGCACTTCCTTCACCTGGTCTCAAACCCACCGTAGATGCCTCCAACTCGCTTCCTCCCTCACATCCCTCGGTCTAGGACGCGGCCACGTCATCTCTGTTCTCTCTCCCAACACTCCTTCAATGTACGAACTCCACTTCGCGGTTCCCATGTGCGGTGCCATTCTCAACAACCTCAACCTCCGTCTGAATCCTCACATACTCTCCGTGCTCCTCCGCCACAGCGAATCAAAACTCGTCTTCGTCCATTCCCACTCTCTTCCCCTCATCCTCCGCGCCTTATCCAACTTCCCCAAAACCACGCCACGCCCTTCCCTCGTCCTTATCACAGACGATGCAGATGCAGTCACCGTCTCACTCGCACACGTCATAGACACCTACGAGGGCCTTATAAAAAAGGGTAACCCGAACTTCCACTGGGCCCGCCCCAACTCCGAGTGGGACCCAATAACCCTAAACTACACCTCGGGAACGACGTCGTCTCCCAAAGGCGTAGTACACTCCCACCGCGCAACCTTCATAATGGCCCTAGATTCACTCATAGACTGGTGCGTGCCGAAGCAACCGGTTTACCTATGGACGCTACCGATGTTCCACTCTAACGGCTGGACCTTCCCGTGGGGGATTGCCGCTGCAGGCGGCACCAACGTCTGTCCGCGTAAAATCGACGCGCCAATGATCTACCATTTGATCCAATCACACAACGTTACACACATGTGCGCCGCGCCGGTTGTTCTAAACTTGCTGTTAACGAGAACCGAGCCGGTGAAGAACCCGGTTCACGTCCTCACCGGCGGGTCACCGCCTCCGGCGGCGATCCTCACTCGCGCGGAGAAGTTAGGATTTAGGGTTCGCCACGGGTATGGCATGACGGAGACACTAGGAGTGGTGGTGTCGTGTGCATGGAAGAAGGAGTGGGATAAGTTTCCGGCGACGGAGAGGGCGAGGTTTAAGGCGAGGCAAGGAGTGAGGACGGTGGCGATGACGGAGGTTGACGTGGTGGATCCAGCCACCGGAGTTAGCGTGAAGCGCGACGGTGTAACCTCCGGTGAGATAGTTTTCCGCGGCGCGTGTGTTATGTTAGGTTATTTGAAGGATTCAGATGGAACAAAAAGGTGCATAAGAAATAATTGGTTGTACACTGGTGATGTTGGAGTTATGCATGGGGATGGGTATTTGGAGATTAAGGATAGGTCAAAGGATGTGATAATAAGTGGTGGTGAGAATTTGAGTAGCGTGGAGGTGGAGGCGGTGTTGTACGATCACCCGGCGGTGAACGAGGTGGCGGTGGTGGCGCGGCCGGACGAGTTCTGGGGGGAGACGCCGTGCGCGTTTGTGATGCTGAAGGAGGGGCTGGTGGCGCCACCGTCGGAGAAGGAGGTGGTGGAGTTTTGCAGAGAGAGGTTACCGCACTTTATGGTGCCCAAAACGGTGGTGTTTAAGGAGGCGCTGCCGAAGACGTCGACGGGGAAGATTCAGAAGCACGTGCTGAGGATGGACGCACAGGCTATGGGGTCCTTGGCGGCTCCACAACCAACAATACCTAGTCGCATGTAG